The Heliangelus exortis chromosome 10, bHelExo1.hap1, whole genome shotgun sequence genome includes a window with the following:
- the TTC31 gene encoding tetratricopeptide repeat protein 31 isoform X4, translating into MRDREYWDFPREDGTDTPPGRTSPSALELKLRWLPRPWGQKPTPEEAERNAQELMEEEERVKRKAEKKKMKKKRQKDRKKQEKLGQEQKNELEREANTLSTRSSGCPQGKQNEEGETQPGPPSQGGSAASSGEEGEGQEAEAEEMEEELDLSCTFVSKARQKAGVRLPTPRGGRPSRTPAVEPGRKAAGKVPESPPPAPQVPGSLPVPPDPSMVELSLVLAGSGLEAAQRGLYDKAVEAFTEALSLNPCEHRLLGNRSYCYERLGRYQEALEDAREAVRLQPGWPKGWFRQGKALRGLQRYAEAAAAFLELLRWDATNTEAATQLAACRALLQQSSPGGVPVSLSLPEAREPPMPTPGPWASRSHQGIDESSFVTVGGGTRSPARPPGQAVASDHQTLPPSHPARDCYPLWVGNITPRINETVLRRAFSRFGEISFIRMLPRRRCAFLNYTRKEGAEAAYAALQDTELEGIKLVLQLKHPSHATPSPHWHPELL; encoded by the exons ATGCGGGACCGGGAGTACTGGGATTTCCCCAGGGAAGACGGCACTGACACCCCCCCCGGCCGGACCTCCCCCAGCGCTCTAGAGCTGAAGCTGCGCTGGTTGCCACGACCCTGGGGGCAGAAGCCCACACCcgag gaggcagagaggaacGCGCAGGAActgatggaggaggaggagcgggTGAAGAGGAAAGcggagaagaagaaaatgaagaagaag AGACAGAAAGATCGGAAGAAACAAGAGAAACTGGGACAGGAGCAGAAAAACGAGCTGGAGCGTGAGGCA AACACCTTGTCCACCCGCAGCAGTGGGTGCCCCCAGGGGAAACAGAATGAGGAGGGGGAGACCCAGCCAGGCCCCCCCAGCCAGGGGGGCAGCGCAGCCTCctcaggagaggagggggaaggccAGGAGGCCGAGGCAGAGGAAATGGAG gaggagctggaccTGAGCTGCACCTTCGTCTCCAAAGCCCGGCAGAAGGCAGGGGTGCGGCTGCCAACCCCCAGGGGAGGGAGACCCTCCAGGACCCCTGCTGTAGAGCCcggcaggaaggcagcagggaag GTGCCTGAGTCCCCCCCGCCCGCCCCACAAGTGCCGGGTTCTCTTCCTGTGCCCCCAGACCCGAGCATGGTGGAGCTGAGCCTGGTTCTGGCAG GCTCTGGCTtagaggctgcccagaggggcCTCTACGACAAGGCTGTGGAGGCTTTCACTGAGGCCCTGAGCTTGAACCCCTGCGAGCACCG GCTCTTGGGGAACCGCTCTTACTGCTATGAGAGGCTGGGCCGGTACCAGGAGGCGCTGGAGGACGCACGGGAGGCGGTgaggctgcagccaggctggccCAAGGGCTGGTTCCGACAGGGCAAGGCACTGCGGGGGCTGCAG CGTTACGCGGAGGCTGCGGCTGCCTTTCTGGAGCTGCTGCGCTGGGACGCAACCAACACCGAGGCAGCCACGCAGCTGGCAGCGTGCAGGGCCCTGCTGCAG cagagcagccccgggggtgtccctgtgtccctgtccctgccgGAGGCCAGGGAGCCGCCGATGCCGACTCCTG GGCCGTGGGCCAGCAGGAGCCACCAGGGCATAGATGAGAGCAGCTTTGTGACTGTGGGAGGGGGCACCAGGAGCCCAGCAAGACCCCCGGGCCAGGCTGTGGCCAGTGACCACCAGACACTGCCTCCGAGCCACCCTGCCAG GGACTGTTACCCCCTCTGGGTGGGCAACATCACCCCCAGGATCAACGAGACCGTGCTGCGCCGTGCCTTCAGCCG CTTTGGGGAGATCAGCTTCATCCGGATGCTACCCAGGCGGCGCTGTGCGTTCCTCAACTACACACGGAAGGAGGGGGCAGAGGCAGCGTATGCAGCCTTGCAG gaCACGGAACTTGAGGGCATTAagctggtgctgcagctcaAGCACCCCTCCCACGCCACTCCCTCCCCCCACTGGCATCCAGAGCTGCTGTAG
- the LBX2 gene encoding LOW QUALITY PROTEIN: transcription factor LBX2 (The sequence of the model RefSeq protein was modified relative to this genomic sequence to represent the inferred CDS: deleted 2 bases in 2 codons), translated as MTSAREAAGSPPLHPPGGGRPRSALDQLPPPANSNKPLTPFGIEDILGRPRGGSPPGPGPAATPARLSEKAAGPRGGGCAPNSPLCALEELASKTFQGLELGVLQAAEGRDPLCAAGQRPPCKKRRKSRTAFTAQQLQALEQRFRRQRYLSPADRDALAAALALSAAQVITWFQNRRAKLKRDLEELRADVASLQALPPDALQQLGALSEPPPRPPGPGPGPGPAELSEEEIDVGD; from the exons ATGACTTCGGCGCGGGAGGCGGCTGGTTCCCCCCCGCTGCACCCCCCGGGCGGCGGCCGCCCCCGCAGCGCCCTGGACCAGCTCCCGCCGCCCGCCAACTCCAACAAACCCCTCACCCCCTTCGGCATCGAGGACATCCTGGGGCGGCCCCGTGGAGGCAGCCCCCccgggcccggccccgccgcgaCCCCGGCCCGGCTCTCCGAGAAGGCGGCGGGA CCCCGCGGCGGCGGCTGCGCCCCCAATTCG CCCCTCTGCGCGCTGGAGGAACTCGCCAGCAAAACCttccaggggctggagctgggcgTGCTGCAGGCGGCCGAAG GTCGGGACCCGCTGTGCGCCGCGGGGCAGCGCCCACCCTGCAAGAAACGTCGCAAGTCCCGGACGGCGTTCACGGCGCAGCAGCTGCAGGCGCTGGAGCAGAGGTTCCGACGCCAGCGATACCTCTCCCCCGCAGACCGGGACGCACTGGCGGCGGCGCTGGCGCTTTCTGCGGCCCAGGTCATCACCTGGTTCCAGAACCGGCGGGCCAAACTCAAGCGGGACCTGGAGGAGCTCCGCGCTGACGTGGCCTCGCTGCAGGCGCTGCCCCCCGAcgccctgcagcagctgggggcCCTCAGCGAGCCACCCCCGCGACCCCCgggtcctggtcctggtcccggtcccgCCGAGCTCTCGGAGGAGGAGATCGACGTTGGGGACTGA
- the TTC31 gene encoding tetratricopeptide repeat protein 31 isoform X1 — MPVGLASRSPCPTSGRGCIPLPVVAAMRGAGGMREPGLGVSRFAAAPVTCPWGCVLGPGGWSGAPFCPRHCSPNFRNAGGRAPGVGNIPSEEEEEKEDQWWWMRDREYWDFPREDGTDTPPGRTSPSALELKLRWLPRPWGQKPTPEEAERNAQELMEEEERVKRKAEKKKMKKKRQKDRKKQEKLGQEQKNELEREANTLSTRSSGCPQGKQNEEGETQPGPPSQGGSAASSGEEGEGQEAEAEEMEEELDLSCTFVSKARQKAGVRLPTPRGGRPSRTPAVEPGRKAAGKVPESPPPAPQVPGSLPVPPDPSMVELSLVLAGSGLEAAQRGLYDKAVEAFTEALSLNPCEHRLLGNRSYCYERLGRYQEALEDAREAVRLQPGWPKGWFRQGKALRGLQRYAEAAAAFLELLRWDATNTEAATQLAACRALLQQSSPGGVPVSLSLPEAREPPMPTPGPWASRSHQGIDESSFVTVGGGTRSPARPPGQAVASDHQTLPPSHPARDCYPLWVGNITPRINETVLRRAFSRFGEISFIRMLPRRRCAFLNYTRKEGAEAAYAALQDTELEGIKLVLQLKHPSHATPSPHWHPELL; from the exons ATGCCGGTGGGGTTGGCTTCACGCAGTCCCTGCCCTACTTCCGGGAGGGGCTGTATCCCACTTCCCGTGGTGGCAGCGATGCGGGGGGCAGGCGGGATGCGGGAGCCGGGCTTGGGGGTCTCTCGGTTCGCGGCCGCCCCCGTTACCTGCCCCTGGGGCTGCGTTCTCGGCCCGGGGGGATGGAGCGGCG CGCCCTTCTGCCCCCGCCACTGCTCGCCCAACTTCCGTAACGCCGGCGGCCGCG CCCCGGGCGTCGGGAACATCcccagtgaggaggaggaagagaaggaggatcAGTGGTGGTGGATGCGGGACCGGGAGTACTGGGATTTCCCCAGGGAAGACGGCACTGACACCCCCCCCGGCCGGACCTCCCCCAGCGCTCTAGAGCTGAAGCTGCGCTGGTTGCCACGACCCTGGGGGCAGAAGCCCACACCcgag gaggcagagaggaacGCGCAGGAActgatggaggaggaggagcgggTGAAGAGGAAAGcggagaagaagaaaatgaagaagaag AGACAGAAAGATCGGAAGAAACAAGAGAAACTGGGACAGGAGCAGAAAAACGAGCTGGAGCGTGAGGCA AACACCTTGTCCACCCGCAGCAGTGGGTGCCCCCAGGGGAAACAGAATGAGGAGGGGGAGACCCAGCCAGGCCCCCCCAGCCAGGGGGGCAGCGCAGCCTCctcaggagaggagggggaaggccAGGAGGCCGAGGCAGAGGAAATGGAG gaggagctggaccTGAGCTGCACCTTCGTCTCCAAAGCCCGGCAGAAGGCAGGGGTGCGGCTGCCAACCCCCAGGGGAGGGAGACCCTCCAGGACCCCTGCTGTAGAGCCcggcaggaaggcagcagggaag GTGCCTGAGTCCCCCCCGCCCGCCCCACAAGTGCCGGGTTCTCTTCCTGTGCCCCCAGACCCGAGCATGGTGGAGCTGAGCCTGGTTCTGGCAG GCTCTGGCTtagaggctgcccagaggggcCTCTACGACAAGGCTGTGGAGGCTTTCACTGAGGCCCTGAGCTTGAACCCCTGCGAGCACCG GCTCTTGGGGAACCGCTCTTACTGCTATGAGAGGCTGGGCCGGTACCAGGAGGCGCTGGAGGACGCACGGGAGGCGGTgaggctgcagccaggctggccCAAGGGCTGGTTCCGACAGGGCAAGGCACTGCGGGGGCTGCAG CGTTACGCGGAGGCTGCGGCTGCCTTTCTGGAGCTGCTGCGCTGGGACGCAACCAACACCGAGGCAGCCACGCAGCTGGCAGCGTGCAGGGCCCTGCTGCAG cagagcagccccgggggtgtccctgtgtccctgtccctgccgGAGGCCAGGGAGCCGCCGATGCCGACTCCTG GGCCGTGGGCCAGCAGGAGCCACCAGGGCATAGATGAGAGCAGCTTTGTGACTGTGGGAGGGGGCACCAGGAGCCCAGCAAGACCCCCGGGCCAGGCTGTGGCCAGTGACCACCAGACACTGCCTCCGAGCCACCCTGCCAG GGACTGTTACCCCCTCTGGGTGGGCAACATCACCCCCAGGATCAACGAGACCGTGCTGCGCCGTGCCTTCAGCCG CTTTGGGGAGATCAGCTTCATCCGGATGCTACCCAGGCGGCGCTGTGCGTTCCTCAACTACACACGGAAGGAGGGGGCAGAGGCAGCGTATGCAGCCTTGCAG gaCACGGAACTTGAGGGCATTAagctggtgctgcagctcaAGCACCCCTCCCACGCCACTCCCTCCCCCCACTGGCATCCAGAGCTGCTGTAG
- the CCDC142 gene encoding coiled-coil domain-containing protein 142 produces the protein MEDGGFERGGGEPCLQRDEGDGAGLNGLILLLLTARPALPTPGDEAARGEPPETGGGPRGGLARSLQKAEAMLRSCVTPGLRRLLPPRPRRRGEGDEEEDEDEEEETPALVSGLEQSFAGLRRCLYVWEDPRTETFQGHVRPPPGDAAISHHGVRPPVSRRGAALHALLRHRHLLRLARDYARRIKAASDFLRRLLRAPRAGPPEPLRGLCQELRAHAGHWGGLRRRMRGDPWLRPLLLWRHQAVSGMRRSLLALALLATRLAERVAEGRLRVLATAGPPAAPLSPPLLADLFQGLEIYNQVVGDLAQELSAAGMAGATGDSPRAFPLGRVLGVLGTQRGRVAAERLRPLLRPRDGDPGAEDACWEDTAVPWPPECGGPSGGEGPSGIAAELRALCREDEELMGLVLGGLVASADSLWHPELRWPRQQPGERPDSPGAAGWKSVRWLDAARAPAAEALGARYRLLFWEATGTALGHRLELAHGGTGTVVTAARDLSHALAQAPVPREGQEELGRLCLRLLCRSALRSWDRDFSRALGSALTDKCLGEPGVSQPGVLACSRTAQLLQCLFPALAFALHCLRTLGAPSPPGQPPGTPDLRLQVLGCCLASAQAAGSWLRVRAGRYLAAWALPQFLLVTQGDLPLLRTKTEELVLLVSGTFRGAGDPPQLLTRNPLAYCEQQLYQQLRATATGIQLLSGDVLRMFSTSCKRISAEIFDQTMPQGKHWRLGLRPDLPSSPSAYAAAAAQAVVGQVLQGARLLPREAQATTLARVTTAFLEAWMDHILEQRIKFSLQGALQLRQDFELVRELVGSERYGLDPETRRTLLALRVFQQMDGAILCLLQQPGGAAGTAPRPWNTLRHCCSDTNPPPPELAAGSLDGLETLDPPRTPPLPMGTGLAVPPSYLSAHQQQWLSLRLHRARRWRVPGLPCVRNGHDA, from the exons ATGGAGGACGGCGGCTTTGAGCGTGGCGGCGGGGAGCCCTGCCTGCAG AGGGATGAAGGCGATGGCGCCGGTTTGAACGggctcatcctcctcctgctgacGGCCCGTCCGGCCCTGCCCACCCCGGGGGATGAGGCTGCCCGAGGGGAGCCCCCCGAGACag GTGGTGGTCCCCGGGGGGGCCTGGCCCGCTccctgcagaaggcagaggCCATGCTGCGGAGCTGTGTCACCCCCGGGCTGCGGCGCCTGCTGCCCCCGCGGCCCCGCCGGCGCGGGGAGGGGGAcgaggaagaggatgaggatgaagaagaggagacCCCGGCGCTGGTgtcagggctggagcagagctttgCGGGGCTGCGCCGCTGCCTCTACGTCTGGGAGGACCCTCGCACCGAGACCTTCCAGGGCCACGTGCGGCCCCCGCCCGGCGACGCCGCCATCTCCCACCACGGCGTCCGCCCACCCGTGTCCCGGCGCGGCGCGGCCCTGCACGCTCTGCTGCGGCACCGCCACCTCCTGCGCTTGGCCCGCGACTATGCCCGGCGCATCAAGGCCGCCTCCGACTTCCTGCGCCGGCTCCTGCGGGCACCGCGGGCCGGGCCCCCCGAGCCGCTGCgggggctgtgccaggagctgCGGGCACACGCGGGGCACTGGGGCGGACTGCGCCGGAGGATGCGGGGGGATCCGTGGCTGCGGCCGCTGCTGCTGTGGCGGCACCAGGCGGTGTCGGGGATGCGGCGGTCGCTGCTGGCGCTGGCCCTGCTGGCCACCCGGCTGGCCGAGCGGGTGGCCGAGGGGCGGCTGCGGGTGCTGGCCACCGCCGGACCCCCCGCCGCACCCCTGTCCCCGCCGCTGCTCGCAGACCTCTTCCAGGGGTTGGAGATCTACAACCAGGTGGTGGGAGACCTGGCGCAGGAGCTGTCTGCGGCCGGCATGGCCGGTGCCACCGGGGACAGCCCCCGCGCCTTCCcgctgggcagggtgctgggggtgctgggcaccCAGCGGGGACGGGTGGCGGCCGAGCGGCTCCGGCCCCTCCTGCGGCCAAGGGACGGGGATCCCGGGGCGGAAGACGCCTGCTGGGAGGACACCGCCGTGCCTTGGCCCCCGGAGTGCGGGGGACCCTCCGGTGGGGAGGGTCCGTCCGGCATCGCCGCGGAGCTGCGGGCGCTGTGCCGGGAGGACGAGGAGTTGATGGGGCTGGTCCTGGGGGGACTGGTGGCCTCCGCCGACAGCCTCTGGCACCCCGAGCTCCGCTGGCCTCGTCAGCAGCCGGGGGAGCGCCCGGACAGCCCCGGCGCGGCCGGGTGGAAGTCGGTGCGGTGGCTGGACGCTGCCCGCGCCCCGGCGGCCGAGGCCCTGGGTGCCCGGTACCGACTGCTCTTCTGGGAGGCCACCGGCACCGCGCTGGGACACCGGCTGGAGCTGGCACACGGCGGTACGGGCACGGTGGTCACCGCCGCGAGGGACCTGAGCCACGCTCTCGCCCAGG CTCCCGTCCCCcgggaagggcaggaggagctgggacgGCTCTGCCTGCGGCTGCTCTGCCGGAGCGCTCTGCGGAGCTGGGACAGAG ATTTCTCCCGTGCCCTGGGCTCAGCCCTGACCGACAAGTGCTTGGGGGAGCCGGGGGTCTCGCAGCCGGGGGTCCTGGCATGCAGCAGgacagctcagctcctccagtgcctcttcccagccctggcCTTCGCCCTACACTGCCTGCGCACCCTCGGGGCCCCGTCCCCCCCCGGGCAGCCCCCCGGGACCCCTGACCTGCGCCTGCAGGTGCTGGGGTGCTGCCTGGCCTCAGCGCAGGCTGCCGGGTCCTGGCTGCGGGTCCGGGCCGGGCGGTACCTGGCTGCGTGGGCACTGCCACAGTTCCTGCTCGTCACCCAGGGGGACCTGCCG ctgctgaggacaAAGAcagaggagctggtgctgctggtgagTGGGACCTTCCGGGgggctggggaccccccccagcTGCTGACCCGAAACCCCCTGGCCTACTGCGAGCAACAGCTCTACCAGCAGCTCCGCGCCACGGCCACCGGCATCCAG ctcctctcagGGGACGTGCTGAGGATGTTCTCCACCAGCTGCAAGCGGATATCAGCAGAAATCTTCGACCAGACCATGCCACAGGGCAAGCACTGGCGCCTTGGGCTGCGTCCTG ACCTGcccagctcccccagtgcctacgcagcagcagcagcccaggcagtGGTGGGGCAGGTGCTGCAGGGAGCCCGGCTGCTGCCCCGTGAGGCACAGGCCACCACGCTGGCCAGGGTGACCACCGCCTTCCTGGAGGCGTGGATGGACCACATCCTGGAGCAGCGCATCAAGTTCAG cctgcagggagctctgcagctgcGTCAGGACTTCGAGCTGGTGCGGGAGCTGGTGGGCTCAGAGCGGTACGGGCTGGACCCCGAGACCCGCCGCACTCTGCTTGCCCTCCGCGTCTTCCAGCAGATGGACGGGGCcatcctctgcctcctgcagcagcccgGGGGGGCGGCCGGCACAGCCCCCCGGCCCTGGAACACCCTGCGCCATTGCT GCTCGgacaccaacccccccccgcCGGAGCTGGCCGCAGGCAGCCTGGACGGGCTGGAGACCCTGGACCCCCCCCGGACCCCCCCACTGCCCATGGGGACAGGGTTGGCAGTCCCCCCATCCTACCTCTCAGCCCATCAGCAGCAATGGCTCTCGCTGCGGCTGCACCGGGCTCGGCGCTGGCGTGTGCCCGGTCTGCCCTGCGTCAGGAACGGCCACGACGCCTGA
- the TTC31 gene encoding tetratricopeptide repeat protein 31 isoform X2: MPVGLASRSPCPTSGRGCIPLPVVAAMRGAGGMREPGLGVSRFAAAPVTCPWGCVLGPGGWSGAPFCPRHCSPNFRNAGGRAPGVGNIPSEEEEEKEDQWWWMRDREYWDFPREDGTDTPPGRTSPSALELKLRWLPRPWGQKPTPEEAERNAQELMEEEERVKRKAEKKKMKKKRQKDRKKQEKLGQEQKNELEREANTLSTRSSGCPQGKQNEEGETQPGPPSQGGSAASSGEEGEGQEAEAEEMEEELDLSCTFVSKARQKAGVRLPTPRGGRPSRTPAVEPGRKAAGKVPESPPPAPQVPGSLPVPPDPSMVELSLVLAGSGLEAAQRGLYDKAVEAFTEALSLNPCEHRLLGNRSYCYERLGRYQEALEDAREAVRLQPGWPKGWFRQGKALRGLQRYAEAAAAFLELLRWDATNTEAATQLAACRALLQSSPGGVPVSLSLPEAREPPMPTPGPWASRSHQGIDESSFVTVGGGTRSPARPPGQAVASDHQTLPPSHPARDCYPLWVGNITPRINETVLRRAFSRFGEISFIRMLPRRRCAFLNYTRKEGAEAAYAALQDTELEGIKLVLQLKHPSHATPSPHWHPELL; the protein is encoded by the exons ATGCCGGTGGGGTTGGCTTCACGCAGTCCCTGCCCTACTTCCGGGAGGGGCTGTATCCCACTTCCCGTGGTGGCAGCGATGCGGGGGGCAGGCGGGATGCGGGAGCCGGGCTTGGGGGTCTCTCGGTTCGCGGCCGCCCCCGTTACCTGCCCCTGGGGCTGCGTTCTCGGCCCGGGGGGATGGAGCGGCG CGCCCTTCTGCCCCCGCCACTGCTCGCCCAACTTCCGTAACGCCGGCGGCCGCG CCCCGGGCGTCGGGAACATCcccagtgaggaggaggaagagaaggaggatcAGTGGTGGTGGATGCGGGACCGGGAGTACTGGGATTTCCCCAGGGAAGACGGCACTGACACCCCCCCCGGCCGGACCTCCCCCAGCGCTCTAGAGCTGAAGCTGCGCTGGTTGCCACGACCCTGGGGGCAGAAGCCCACACCcgag gaggcagagaggaacGCGCAGGAActgatggaggaggaggagcgggTGAAGAGGAAAGcggagaagaagaaaatgaagaagaag AGACAGAAAGATCGGAAGAAACAAGAGAAACTGGGACAGGAGCAGAAAAACGAGCTGGAGCGTGAGGCA AACACCTTGTCCACCCGCAGCAGTGGGTGCCCCCAGGGGAAACAGAATGAGGAGGGGGAGACCCAGCCAGGCCCCCCCAGCCAGGGGGGCAGCGCAGCCTCctcaggagaggagggggaaggccAGGAGGCCGAGGCAGAGGAAATGGAG gaggagctggaccTGAGCTGCACCTTCGTCTCCAAAGCCCGGCAGAAGGCAGGGGTGCGGCTGCCAACCCCCAGGGGAGGGAGACCCTCCAGGACCCCTGCTGTAGAGCCcggcaggaaggcagcagggaag GTGCCTGAGTCCCCCCCGCCCGCCCCACAAGTGCCGGGTTCTCTTCCTGTGCCCCCAGACCCGAGCATGGTGGAGCTGAGCCTGGTTCTGGCAG GCTCTGGCTtagaggctgcccagaggggcCTCTACGACAAGGCTGTGGAGGCTTTCACTGAGGCCCTGAGCTTGAACCCCTGCGAGCACCG GCTCTTGGGGAACCGCTCTTACTGCTATGAGAGGCTGGGCCGGTACCAGGAGGCGCTGGAGGACGCACGGGAGGCGGTgaggctgcagccaggctggccCAAGGGCTGGTTCCGACAGGGCAAGGCACTGCGGGGGCTGCAG CGTTACGCGGAGGCTGCGGCTGCCTTTCTGGAGCTGCTGCGCTGGGACGCAACCAACACCGAGGCAGCCACGCAGCTGGCAGCGTGCAGGGCCCTGCTGCAG agcagccccgggggtgtccctgtgtccctgtccctgccgGAGGCCAGGGAGCCGCCGATGCCGACTCCTG GGCCGTGGGCCAGCAGGAGCCACCAGGGCATAGATGAGAGCAGCTTTGTGACTGTGGGAGGGGGCACCAGGAGCCCAGCAAGACCCCCGGGCCAGGCTGTGGCCAGTGACCACCAGACACTGCCTCCGAGCCACCCTGCCAG GGACTGTTACCCCCTCTGGGTGGGCAACATCACCCCCAGGATCAACGAGACCGTGCTGCGCCGTGCCTTCAGCCG CTTTGGGGAGATCAGCTTCATCCGGATGCTACCCAGGCGGCGCTGTGCGTTCCTCAACTACACACGGAAGGAGGGGGCAGAGGCAGCGTATGCAGCCTTGCAG gaCACGGAACTTGAGGGCATTAagctggtgctgcagctcaAGCACCCCTCCCACGCCACTCCCTCCCCCCACTGGCATCCAGAGCTGCTGTAG
- the TTC31 gene encoding tetratricopeptide repeat protein 31 isoform X3: MNGHGRPGAPFCPRHCSPNFRNAGGRAPGVGNIPSEEEEEKEDQWWWMRDREYWDFPREDGTDTPPGRTSPSALELKLRWLPRPWGQKPTPEEAERNAQELMEEEERVKRKAEKKKMKKKRQKDRKKQEKLGQEQKNELEREANTLSTRSSGCPQGKQNEEGETQPGPPSQGGSAASSGEEGEGQEAEAEEMEEELDLSCTFVSKARQKAGVRLPTPRGGRPSRTPAVEPGRKAAGKVPESPPPAPQVPGSLPVPPDPSMVELSLVLAGSGLEAAQRGLYDKAVEAFTEALSLNPCEHRLLGNRSYCYERLGRYQEALEDAREAVRLQPGWPKGWFRQGKALRGLQRYAEAAAAFLELLRWDATNTEAATQLAACRALLQQSSPGGVPVSLSLPEAREPPMPTPGPWASRSHQGIDESSFVTVGGGTRSPARPPGQAVASDHQTLPPSHPARDCYPLWVGNITPRINETVLRRAFSRFGEISFIRMLPRRRCAFLNYTRKEGAEAAYAALQDTELEGIKLVLQLKHPSHATPSPHWHPELL, translated from the exons ATGAACGGGCACGGCAGACCCGGCG CGCCCTTCTGCCCCCGCCACTGCTCGCCCAACTTCCGTAACGCCGGCGGCCGCG CCCCGGGCGTCGGGAACATCcccagtgaggaggaggaagagaaggaggatcAGTGGTGGTGGATGCGGGACCGGGAGTACTGGGATTTCCCCAGGGAAGACGGCACTGACACCCCCCCCGGCCGGACCTCCCCCAGCGCTCTAGAGCTGAAGCTGCGCTGGTTGCCACGACCCTGGGGGCAGAAGCCCACACCcgag gaggcagagaggaacGCGCAGGAActgatggaggaggaggagcgggTGAAGAGGAAAGcggagaagaagaaaatgaagaagaag AGACAGAAAGATCGGAAGAAACAAGAGAAACTGGGACAGGAGCAGAAAAACGAGCTGGAGCGTGAGGCA AACACCTTGTCCACCCGCAGCAGTGGGTGCCCCCAGGGGAAACAGAATGAGGAGGGGGAGACCCAGCCAGGCCCCCCCAGCCAGGGGGGCAGCGCAGCCTCctcaggagaggagggggaaggccAGGAGGCCGAGGCAGAGGAAATGGAG gaggagctggaccTGAGCTGCACCTTCGTCTCCAAAGCCCGGCAGAAGGCAGGGGTGCGGCTGCCAACCCCCAGGGGAGGGAGACCCTCCAGGACCCCTGCTGTAGAGCCcggcaggaaggcagcagggaag GTGCCTGAGTCCCCCCCGCCCGCCCCACAAGTGCCGGGTTCTCTTCCTGTGCCCCCAGACCCGAGCATGGTGGAGCTGAGCCTGGTTCTGGCAG GCTCTGGCTtagaggctgcccagaggggcCTCTACGACAAGGCTGTGGAGGCTTTCACTGAGGCCCTGAGCTTGAACCCCTGCGAGCACCG GCTCTTGGGGAACCGCTCTTACTGCTATGAGAGGCTGGGCCGGTACCAGGAGGCGCTGGAGGACGCACGGGAGGCGGTgaggctgcagccaggctggccCAAGGGCTGGTTCCGACAGGGCAAGGCACTGCGGGGGCTGCAG CGTTACGCGGAGGCTGCGGCTGCCTTTCTGGAGCTGCTGCGCTGGGACGCAACCAACACCGAGGCAGCCACGCAGCTGGCAGCGTGCAGGGCCCTGCTGCAG cagagcagccccgggggtgtccctgtgtccctgtccctgccgGAGGCCAGGGAGCCGCCGATGCCGACTCCTG GGCCGTGGGCCAGCAGGAGCCACCAGGGCATAGATGAGAGCAGCTTTGTGACTGTGGGAGGGGGCACCAGGAGCCCAGCAAGACCCCCGGGCCAGGCTGTGGCCAGTGACCACCAGACACTGCCTCCGAGCCACCCTGCCAG GGACTGTTACCCCCTCTGGGTGGGCAACATCACCCCCAGGATCAACGAGACCGTGCTGCGCCGTGCCTTCAGCCG CTTTGGGGAGATCAGCTTCATCCGGATGCTACCCAGGCGGCGCTGTGCGTTCCTCAACTACACACGGAAGGAGGGGGCAGAGGCAGCGTATGCAGCCTTGCAG gaCACGGAACTTGAGGGCATTAagctggtgctgcagctcaAGCACCCCTCCCACGCCACTCCCTCCCCCCACTGGCATCCAGAGCTGCTGTAG